One window of Cryptobacterium curtum DSM 15641 genomic DNA carries:
- a CDS encoding diacylglycerol kinase family protein, with product MKPDGTPTPFVSSFRYAARGIVQAYRLGLNIRVQTVVALVVVLAGVLCALSPVEWCLIVLCIGAVLAAECLNTALEQAIDLSCPHFDEQAGVAKDLAAGAVLALSIASCIIGLLVFVPHIISFFC from the coding sequence ATGAAGCCCGATGGGACTCCCACGCCGTTTGTTTCTTCTTTTCGATATGCGGCTCGTGGCATAGTTCAGGCGTATCGACTGGGTCTTAACATTCGCGTGCAGACCGTGGTTGCTTTGGTGGTTGTCCTTGCTGGAGTTCTCTGTGCTCTTAGCCCCGTTGAATGGTGTCTTATCGTTCTGTGCATTGGCGCTGTACTGGCGGCTGAATGTCTCAATACTGCTCTTGAGCAGGCTATCGATTTGTCATGCCCTCATTTTGATGAGCAGGCGGGCGTTGCGAAAGATCTTGCTGCTGGTGCCGTGCTCGCCCTGTCGATAGCTTCTTGCATTATTGGGCTGCTCGTGTTTGTTCCTCATATTATTTCGTTTTTTTGTTAG
- the ybeY gene encoding rRNA maturation RNase YbeY, giving the protein MDITINYDYGRERVEGMPLESLAQFIIAAEGKPASTEVSISFVDDDRIAELNEAYRGKVGPTDVLSFECDGYDDDFSVNNEADQVGEIPYELGDIVVAVDVAERQTALFGTTLAEEIELLVCHGLLHLCGYDHMVEEEAQVMEAREDELLAAWRNSL; this is encoded by the coding sequence GTGGATATCACAATCAATTATGACTATGGACGTGAACGTGTTGAGGGCATGCCTCTTGAAAGTCTTGCGCAATTTATTATCGCCGCTGAAGGCAAGCCGGCCTCTACCGAGGTTTCTATCAGCTTTGTCGACGATGACCGTATTGCTGAGCTGAACGAAGCATATCGCGGCAAAGTGGGTCCAACCGACGTATTAAGCTTTGAGTGCGACGGGTATGATGACGATTTCAGCGTCAACAACGAAGCTGATCAGGTGGGGGAGATTCCCTACGAATTGGGCGACATTGTTGTGGCAGTTGATGTGGCCGAACGACAGACGGCTCTTTTTGGCACGACGTTGGCAGAGGAAATAGAGCTCTTGGTGTGCCATGGTCTGCTTCATCTTTGTGGATATGATCATATGGTTGAAGAAGAAGCTCAGGTAATGGAAGCGCGCGAAGATGAGCTGCTCGCTGCGTGGAGGAATTCCCTATGA
- the recO gene encoding DNA repair protein RecO, translating into MGRPAQHERAIVLHRNRLRESDAIVDALIEDGSRISFVARGALKPSNPFAARLDLFGVCDVMLAPSRGLAIVSEARLAAAHAPLRSDIIRNAAAAPILDALRRCAHEDLPVPRLFPMTESILDHLSTCEEIVLCPLTAAYLLKLFALLGFRPSLDTCIDCGQSLLEDNPTDEVRFSYIDGGALCYDCAASHVHVALSLHTLNWAHALSLMTFDEVEQADCDIDTAFHVLHLCHSWLRGALGVNLKSMNFLLSCGLF; encoded by the coding sequence ATGGGTCGTCCTGCACAGCATGAGCGCGCTATCGTCTTGCATCGCAATCGCTTGCGTGAAAGCGACGCTATTGTCGATGCGCTCATTGAAGATGGGTCCCGTATCAGTTTTGTGGCACGCGGTGCCTTAAAGCCTTCTAATCCGTTTGCGGCACGTCTTGATCTCTTTGGGGTATGTGATGTCATGCTTGCGCCGAGTCGTGGGTTGGCAATTGTCAGCGAAGCGCGTCTTGCGGCTGCCCATGCTCCATTGCGTAGTGACATCATTCGCAATGCTGCGGCGGCTCCTATTCTTGATGCGCTGCGTCGCTGTGCACATGAGGATCTTCCGGTTCCTCGCCTATTTCCTATGACCGAATCCATTCTTGACCATCTATCGACCTGCGAAGAGATAGTATTATGTCCGCTGACGGCTGCCTATCTTTTGAAGCTGTTTGCACTCCTGGGATTTCGCCCTTCGCTTGACACCTGCATCGATTGTGGACAGTCGCTTTTGGAAGACAATCCAACAGACGAAGTGCGCTTTTCATATATCGACGGCGGGGCGCTTTGCTACGACTGTGCCGCATCCCATGTCCATGTGGCGCTTTCTCTGCATACCCTCAACTGGGCACACGCATTGTCATTGATGACCTTTGACGAGGTGGAACAGGCTGATTGCGATATCGACACCGCATTTCACGTGCTGCATCTGTGTCATAGTTGGCTGCGTGGTGCCTTGGGGGTTAACCTGAAATCGATGAATTTTCTTCTTTCCTGCGGACTCTTTTAA
- the rpsO gene encoding 30S ribosomal protein S15, translated as MADKLSISKERTAELMREYGKNEHDSGSAEVQVAILTERIRNLTEHLKTHKKDNHSRRGLMMLIGKRRGLLRYIKNRDIEHYRDLIKRLGIRDNV; from the coding sequence ATGGCTGACAAGCTGAGTATCTCCAAAGAGCGCACTGCAGAATTGATGCGCGAATATGGCAAAAACGAACACGATTCGGGTAGTGCGGAGGTGCAGGTCGCCATTCTGACGGAGCGTATCCGTAATCTTACCGAACATCTGAAGACCCACAAGAAGGATAACCATTCTCGTCGTGGTCTGATGATGCTTATTGGTAAGCGTCGTGGTCTTTTGCGTTACATCAAGAACCGTGACATCGAGCATTATCGTGACCTTATTAAAAGGCTCGGTATCCGCGATAACGTGTAA
- the era gene encoding GTPase Era → MTTQTTLSHSESQSGDDTSFQSGFVTLVGRPNAGKSTLINAIMGKKVAITSDTAQTTRHRFRAVKTTDTFQLVLIDTPGIHKPHDALGQELNESAIQALDGIDVVAFLVDGTKPVGTGDEWVSRIIAPIKAKKVLVITKIDLIDQDTIDAQMEAASALADWDAKIQLSAVSGEGVEFFLNKMASLLPVGPRWFPADMETDQPLEVVVAEFIREKILRSFYDEVPHAIGVVVDELEYVRRKDLERVFATIFVEHESQKGIIIGKRGAALKAIGQAARIDLEQLLGCRVYLDLHVKVKKNWRRDLNQIRRFGYGEGI, encoded by the coding sequence ATGACTACTCAAACCACGCTATCACACTCTGAATCACAATCTGGTGATGACACATCGTTTCAATCGGGGTTTGTCACCCTTGTCGGTCGTCCCAATGCAGGTAAGTCAACACTTATCAATGCTATCATGGGCAAAAAAGTGGCTATTACCAGCGATACCGCTCAGACAACGCGCCATCGCTTTCGCGCGGTCAAAACTACCGATACCTTTCAGCTGGTGCTTATTGATACGCCAGGCATTCATAAGCCACATGATGCGCTTGGCCAAGAACTCAATGAATCAGCCATCCAAGCGCTTGACGGTATCGATGTGGTTGCTTTTCTTGTCGACGGTACTAAACCTGTCGGCACGGGGGACGAATGGGTGTCTCGCATAATTGCTCCTATCAAGGCAAAAAAGGTACTGGTTATCACCAAGATTGATCTCATCGATCAAGATACGATTGATGCGCAGATGGAAGCGGCGTCAGCACTTGCTGATTGGGATGCAAAAATTCAACTTTCTGCCGTAAGCGGCGAGGGCGTTGAATTCTTCCTGAACAAAATGGCATCGCTACTCCCGGTAGGCCCACGCTGGTTTCCTGCCGATATGGAAACCGATCAGCCCCTTGAAGTGGTGGTTGCTGAATTCATTCGCGAAAAAATTCTGCGCAGCTTTTACGATGAAGTACCCCATGCTATTGGCGTGGTGGTTGACGAATTGGAATACGTACGACGCAAAGATCTCGAACGCGTTTTTGCCACGATTTTTGTTGAACATGAAAGTCAAAAGGGCATTATTATTGGCAAACGCGGGGCAGCCCTAAAAGCTATCGGGCAGGCTGCGCGCATAGATCTTGAACAGTTGCTTGGCTGTCGGGTGTATTTGGACTTACATGTGAAAGTCAAAAAGAACTGGCGGCGCGATCTCAATCAGATCAGACGGTTTGGTTACGGCGAAGGCATTTAA